A region of the Campylobacter subantarcticus LMG 24377 genome:
TCTATTAGCAGGTTTGTCAAGATAAAGTAAAATTTTGTCATTAAATAGCCTTACCTCTAAAGGCTTTTCGATGGCTCTATAAACCCCGTTTGGAGTTAAATCAAAAGTTCTTTGAAATTCTATATTTGCTTTTTTTAGATAATACTCCACTGCCAAAAGATGATAATATACTCTTAAATGTGTAGGTAAATTTTTACTCGCTTCATTAGCGAAGGCTGCTTTGTGATTTGATACCACAAAATAAGTTAAAGCCTTTAGCATATCTTTATCATTGCTTTCTTGAGTTTTGGTATTTTTTAAATGATATTGATGTTCTTCTTTAATTAATGCTTTATTGATATTTTCCACCGCTTCTTTAGCTATACTTTCTAAATCTGCATATTTAGTAGAATTTACCTCGCTTTGATCGATGATGCTAGTATTACCCCATCGGTTTGGATTTTTATCCTTGCTTTCATATTTTGGTCTATAAAAACCACTTCCATCGTGTAAATTTATGACCATATGTACCTCAGGATCTAAAATAAGCTTTTTTATACGCTCTATAGTGTGAAAATCAGGATCACTATCGTCTATATGAGCAAATTTTCTATTGAGATCTCCAAAATTTCCCCTATTTCTAGCAATAATGCTCTCAAAGGCTAAATTTGGCGCAACAATAATTTTACCTTTAGTAATATTATAATCACTCAAAAGCAAGCTAGCAGCATGAAACCCACCTGGCTCGTCTCCTTGTATGCCTCCAAGGATTAAAACTGTGTTATTATCATCTAAACTTTTTCCATTTTCTTTTACACTAAATTCTAAAGCAAAAACCGCATTTATAAAAATCAAAATACTTAAAAAATACCTCACTTCATTTCCTTATCCAAATAAAGCCTTACTTGCTTATCATACTCAAAAACATCTTCAATTTGATTAATCTTTGGTGTACCAAAATGATCTAATGCTTTGAAAATTCCTTTAGCTATGTCTAAAAACTGTGCTTTTTGGACTAAAAATCGATACACCATATACTCATTTGCACTATTTATAATCACACCCAAATCAGGATCTTTTAAAAGTTCATCTTTAAGTGAAAATATAGGATATTTTTTTAAACTAATTTTTTCAAATTTTAAACTTGACATAGTTAGTAAATCCAAATTTTCTATAAAACTTTGATCATGCTCATCTAAAATCGCCTGAGCTATGGATAAACGCATGTTTGCATGAGAAAAATATGCACTTATCCCTCCATCTTTAAACTCACACAAAGCATGCACTAAAGACTTTCTTTCTATCAAAGCATCTATTTGCTCAATACCATAAAGATGATAAGCTTCGATGACTTCAAAAAGCTTATTACACATACTAGCACTATCTATGGTAATCTTAGCTCCCATACTCCAGTTAGGATGCTTGAGAGCTTCTTTTACGCTGACATTTTTTAAATCTTTGATTTTATAATTATAAA
Encoded here:
- a CDS encoding M99 family carboxypeptidase catalytic domain-containing protein, which produces MRYFLSILIFINAVFALEFSVKENGKSLDDNNTVLILGGIQGDEPGGFHAASLLLSDYNITKGKIIVAPNLAFESIIARNRGNFGDLNRKFAHIDDSDPDFHTIERIKKLILDPEVHMVINLHDGSGFYRPKYESKDKNPNRWGNTSIIDQSEVNSTKYADLESIAKEAVENINKALIKEEHQYHLKNTKTQESNDKDMLKALTYFVVSNHKAAFANEASKNLPTHLRVYYHLLAVEYYLKKANIEFQRTFDLTPNGVYRAIEKPLEVRLFNDKILLYLDKPANRVNFLPFPINQALNYEASNEITAVISNTNSYSINYGNRLQTRLYPEYFEFSNALDSVEMIVDGKNIQTAFAQKIMVKNSFKIPSIVGVRVNVIGFDKGSDESDIEISKNQMQSRYSLDKKRKIYRVEFYELKNANLANQALEKKTNFKEIKKVNIPVKAIEKAEQKDKFIGTILVEFQ
- the dxr gene encoding 1-deoxy-D-xylulose-5-phosphate reductoisomerase, which translates into the protein MIILGSTGSIGVNTLFIAKEKNVSVEALSCGKNIKLLNEQIALFKPKFVCIQDEKDKALVDHDRIFCGQEGLKAMIAECKSSLVVNAIVGFAGLSSSLMVQKLGKTLALANKESLVVAGKFFDTSKIKAIDSEHAALKCLIDKRKDIKKLFITASGGAFYNYKIKDLKNVSVKEALKHPNWSMGAKITIDSASMCNKLFEVIEAYHLYGIEQIDALIERKSLVHALCEFKDGGISAYFSHANMRLSIAQAILDEHDQSFIENLDLLTMSSLKFEKISLKKYPIFSLKDELLKDPDLGVIINSANEYMVYRFLVQKAQFLDIAKGIFKALDHFGTPKINQIEDVFEYDKQVRLYLDKEMK